A window of Phragmites australis chromosome 2, lpPhrAust1.1, whole genome shotgun sequence genomic DNA:
AAATGGATCTGTCTGTTATTGTACTCCATATGAGTTtgaaaaatattcaaaaaataTTCACTTACAATAATTATACCTCTGATTAAATCATGCAAATAAGTACTATGCTCATAGTATGTGCTATTACTATTGTTATATGATTTTATCGATACacttttaatatatatttatatttttttatcttaataACAAGATGAGGCACACGATCTCTGATGCATCGAAACTCTTGTGATTGTTGCATGCAGATTGCGTCAGTAGGAAGCCATGCAGCTCGTGCTCCGGAGCAATACTGGAAGTCTGCTCTTCCCAACACACCCATGCCAAGCTCCCTCTCCCAACTTCTCAATACTCCAGGTATAACAAACATATTCCGACCTTCggtacacatacatatatatcgGGCTGGCCGGACTATAGGAATATTGTGCAAACATACGTGATACTTCTTCCCTGCTTGTGCACAGCCGGCGGCACGACCGTGAACGTCGGCTCGGGCGGCGTCCATGTCGACGCGGGGCATGGCAAGCCTGGGGGCACGACGGTTGACGTAGGAAAGGGTGGTGTCGGCGTCAACGTTAACCCTGGCAGCGGCAAGCCTGGTGGCACCACTGTCGGCGTCGGGAAGGGCGGAGTTGGCGTGAACGTCAAGCCTGGCTACGGCAAGCCCGGTGGCACCACGGTCGGTGTCGGGAAGGGCGGCGTCGGCGTTAACGTCAATCCTGGCTACGGTAAGCCTGGTGGCACCACAGTCGGCGTCGGGAAGGGTGGGGTCGGCGTCAACGTCAAGCCTGGCTACGGCAAGCCGGGTGGTACCACCGTTGGCGTTGGCAAAGGCGGCGTGGGCGTCGGCGTCAATCCTGGCTACGGTAAGCCGGGAGGCACCACGGTCGGCGTTGGGAAGGGCGGGGTTGGCGTCCATGTGAACCCGGGCAAGAAGCCCGTCACCGTCCCCGTCGGTCCTTTCCAATACTCGTATGCCGCAACGGAGACGCAGCTGCACGACGACCCCAACGTGGCGCTCTTCTTCCAGGAGGAGGACCTCCACCCCGGCAAGAAGATGACCCTCCAGTTCACCAACACCACGGCCGGTGCCAAGTTCCTCCCGCGCATTGAGGCCGAGGTCATCCCGTTCTCCTCCAAGAAGGTCCCCGAGATCCTCAGCCGCTTCTCGGTGAATCCAGACTCCGTCGAGGCGGCCGAGATGACGCAGACGCTGCACGACTGCGAGGCGCCCGCGGCCAAGGGCGAGAGGAAGGCCTGCGCCACGTCGCTCGAGTCCATGGTCGACTTCGCCACGTCCAGCCTCGGGACCAGCCACGTCAGGGCCGTCTCGACCATCGTCGCGAGGGAGGGCTCGCCGAGGCAAGAGTACACCATGACTGGCGTGAAGCGCGCGGCGGGCATTGACGACCTGCTTGTCGCCTGCCACGCGGAGCCGTACGCGTACGCCGTGTTCGCGTGCCACCTGACGAGGGCGACGAGGGCGTACTCGGTGTCGATGTTCGGCAGGGACGGCACGGCCGTGGAGGCAGTCGCGGTGTGCCACGCCGACACGTCCGGGTGGAACCCGATGCACCTCGCGTTCCAGGTGCTCAAGGTGAAGCCCGGCACGGTGCCGATCTGCCACTTCCTGCCGCAGGACCACGTCGTCTGGACCCACAGCGGCTGAGGCTGGCTGGCTGGCCGCCGTTTGCTCGCGCCGCTATGCACGTTTTCGCTGCTTGATGATCTCATTGATGTCCTAGTAGCCTCTATGCAGATACAGTCATGTGGTATCATACGTCTTTCCTTATGTTTTTAGTACTTGTTACTTGTATTTTGATACTGTTGCCTGCCAGTATCCATCGCCTGTTAGGTCCTACCGAGTGGGTTGTTTGTTGTATAGTGCTACTGAATAAACAGACGTCTATTATCATTACAGACCTCAGCCAGTCAGCCTAAAAATACTTGTATTGATCTCCAATGCTTCGTCTAGCAGACAAACTTAACAGAACCAGGTGGAGGAAATGGGGCTTTAAATAAGCTGTCCAAGAGCCGGCTAACACATACGCTGAAATATATCTCAATTTAACCAAGGAACGCAGCCATGGGAACTCAGACCCCCAAGAGGCCACCCATGGCTACACGAGGCATGAGCTACTCTCAGCCATTCCCGGCACACAATAACAAGACTAGCAACACGAAAAACAAAACGTAGTACAAACGTAAAATACAAACTAGATTGTTCAGTGTAGAACATGCATGTCCGTAGCAAGGCATCGATAGCAGCTTGAGATAATGGAGTCCTACAATCAGTAATGAACAAGCATGAAGCAGACGGTTAAAACGTGACCTGGATCGCATCCTGGTGAAGTAATTGTTGAATTAAATCAATGAATAATCATATATGGTACTAAGAGTTCCAGACTGGCCATTAAATACATAAAACAGTTTGAACATCATCAAAAGTTCGCTAACCGAATAGAAACAATGCTGGACAAGCTGAACCCGCACAACAATCAAAAGCTTATGTAGCTATACTGCTCTCACCTAATTTCAAATGAAATGACCTTCCTGATAGAGCACTATAAGAGGGAAATTGTTAGACCATCCTCTGACCTTTTCTGTTCTGTAGTATACTGGTTGCTTGTCTGTATGTATGTGTACATGTTTATGTTTCTACACTTTCAAAGCCACTGATCCACACTGAAATTCTCCCTAGTTTCATACCTGCAAACATTTGTGGAATTCTTCTAGTACATACTTTCGTGCCCCAGTTGATAAGAAACCATCACGACCATGACCAAGTCTCAATGTTAAATCTACCAGTCCTTTCCAGTGTCCTGAGCCATTTTGAGGCATCCTCTTTTCTAGGGACAACTCCAGCAGAGCCCTCAAAACCGAGTCATATCCTTGTGCTCGTAGTTTTTGCCGATCCATCCGCCCGCATCCCGCTCCAGCGGAGCCGATTTCAAGCGCTAAAGTAATGCGGGAGCTCAGGACTGTAGCGCTCGATGGAAAATTTGCGGGAGCTCAAGACGGGCCACATTACTGTAGCAAGAGAATGACTGCGGGCCcgaaggaaggaggagaggaatGAAAGtgggaaatagggtagctgctgaagatgaaaaaataagaaatattgTGATAGTGTTAGGGGATgatataatagtgttatagaggatgaatttttagagtatctgttgaagatggtctaaaaTCACCTTCTTTACAGACAACTTCTTCTAGTGTAGTTGTAACATCATCAGGCATTTTTGTAGAAGAGCTGACAATGTATATCACAGCACCGGAGCATAACATGTTCCAGACTCTCCCCCAAGAGCTTGCCCTGGGACCTCCCTCCACCCCGAGCACTTGCCGTTGGTGGCTGTGCGACGTCCACAACCCGGGAGCGCGCACCAGACTTCCTCGACTCCAGATTTGCCCACACTGCCGGAGTTCGTAGGAGGCCACCAAATCGGCGTCGTCTCGCAGCCTGTCAATGTGCGCTAGATCCGTGCTGCCCCAGATCTCATCGACGCCATCGGGAGCCCGGGTGCTGCCGCCAAATGGGAGGCGCCGGGATTTTGGTCAGCACCGGATCCCCATCTCCTCTACAGGGTCTCCACCACTGTGCCTGATGGGTTGAACGGCGGGGGTCCCAGTCGCGGCCCTAGCGTAGGGGGCAACCTTGGGCCCGCCTCACTGCTGGAGCCACCGTCTCCTGTTGCTGCCCTCTCACCTCTCTGCGCCCCTTGTCGATCTGTCACCGTCGTCGCCATCCTCCCTTCCCCGCCTCTCCCAGCTCGTCTGGCCATGCTCAGTAACTCTACTGGCTCGCAGGGTGGGACCCTCGTAGATCCGGTGGGTCGGCGTCGGCCCGACGGTGAATCCACGCCTTCCCTGTCACCCCGTCAGGTGCTATCCCACAACGTCGTCTACCCGATCAAGCTCGTGCCCTCGAACACCTCCGCACCGTCGACTCAGTCTCCTGACGGAATGTGAGGCAAGGCCATGGCGCCTTCTTTGCCACCTTACACTGCCACCATGGGAGCTGAGAAAGGCTCCGTGGCTCCCTACATCGAGCCTTCACGCCATGTCGAGCAATCCTCTTCGCTGCCGAAAAGGTCACAGTCGGAGCATAGCCAGGCCTTCAAGAGGTGGGCTCGAGGTCGCTGCTACCACTGCCTCTTGCGTGACCACCAAGTTAGCACATGTCGAGACTCTTTCCGCTGCATTCGCTGGCATCGCTTTGGGCATCAGGAGCGACAGTGCCACTTCTGGTCCCCCTCTCCTACCTTGCAAGACCTTCCCTCTCCCGCCCAACCATGTCGTCCTCAGCAAGCTTGAACTTGGGCTGATGTTGTGGCCACTTCTATGCCAAGTGGACGTTGCTCTCCGTCGTCATCTTCGCCTAGCCCCATCTTTCTTAACTGCCACAACACGGAGGGAGTCACGTGCGTATGCCGCTGTCGTGCCTCTCTTGTGACGCCCCACCCGGACCTCAAGTTCTTACTTGAGTCGATGGTGGAATCGCTGTGATCGGAGCTCTGTCAGCTGCTCTTGAACCAATTCCAGGAAGTGATGCAGCCTCTTCGAGATGAGGTTTTTTCCATTAAGTTGTGGCTGGTGCGTGTGGCCAACCATCTCAAGCATGTGGAGCCATCTAGCGTGGGTCCTGACATTGTTGGCCTCTTCGGTCCCTGCTCACCAGTTCACCGCTCCCTGATCCTGTCTCTCTTCGACTCACTCGCGGCAGCATGCACGCCTCCGATGGTTCCTATGCTCCGAGAGTCTACAAGGACCACCGTCGCGCAGAAGCAAGCGGAGGAACCTGATGCATCCTCTGTCAACACTGCGGTTAGCGCCACAACTTCTGGGGGGCTACCGTTGTGCATGTCCAAGTCCACGATTGTGGACATCCCAGATGATCGTGATGTCCCCCTCATCATCAGGGCGGAGGTGGTGCCCACTTTGGCCTCCGATGCTCACGTGCACCAGGAGACACCCATGGAGCAGATGGTGCTCCAAGTCATCTCCCCTGTCGAAGGGCTCTGCTTTGCGGATGGTGCTTCCCAGCCGATCACTGAGGACTGTGAGCAACTGCCTGAAGTTTACCCTCCGTACCTTCCGGAGCTTCTAGACTGCTATTTGGATCCCTTCGTAATACCTAACCACCCACCCTATGTGAAGGCTGAAGATCCGCAGTACTCTACACTGGACTCCTCCATCGAGGACTCTTCTTTTGAGGAACCCCCTTGCACTACACTACAGCCTCAAATGCTCATCGTGCCTGAGTGTTCTCCCTCCGCCAGGGTTGAGGACCCCCCCTTGCACTCCGCTACAACCTCCTCCTTTGGCGGTGCCAGCAAGGCAAAAGCGAAGGTCCTATGATCGATCGTTGGTTCGCCGAAGCGCCCGCCTTGCCGAGCGCAACGTTTTAAGAGGCCTAGGTATCGTGAGAGCCAATGGGAAGCTTGATGACGACGTCTTACAGGGCTTCACCGAATCCCTTATGAAGCTGGTTCCTTCAGACCTTCATGATGCTCTTCTGCGCCTGAAGGGTCATGCCTTCTGGGATCTTGTGACAGGGAGGCTGCTACCTTTTCGTTAGGTTCTTCTCCTTGCAGATGTGTCTTGTTCAAGGGGTTATCGCTTTCGGGTGTCAGTTGTTTGTTGTTGCTCCTCTGCTATTgcagttgttgttgttgttgttatgtTGTTGTGTTGTTGTCCGTTGTTGTGTTGCTGTTGTTGTGGTCTTTGTTGATGTCCTACCTAATCTAGGTacaatttcttcttatttaataTAATAGACAGCCCTCGGAAAAGCAACAAATAAACCACCACCCTTTTCCAAGGACAACACCCCCTCATCCTGGGTATGAGTTAACCAGAAATCCTTGTATAGAAAATCATTATCTTGATTTCTACAGCCAAAGAACAGAACTGGGGCTGTTGGTTCTGCTGCTGTCTGTGCAGCCCTTTCCTCCACAAATGCACGGAATGGTGCGCATCGTGTTCCTGGTCCAATCAGCACAAGAGGAACCAATGGATGTGGAGGAGGCAGGGTTCCGTGGTGCATCCAACACGGGATAAGATTGTCTGCACACAAGAATAATGTGAGAGAGGGCTGATGGCTGTATTTTAATGGCTAGAGAGGCTGCATGAGCTAACTGAAATTAAGattaattttgattttggtgaGTGAAGAACAGAAGAGAAAGAAACACATAGCAGGATAGTAACTGCAACTAATGGAAGCAGAACATACCTTCATTTGGATTGAGCCCGGCCAGCCATGTAGAGCAGAGTCCCTGACGTGTTCTCTTGAACGGAGTAAGCCATGATACAATGCTAACAGTCAAGTGTATTTGATTTGGATGTGCCAATGGGGATGATGAGATGAAATAGGCTCTTTTTTCAGTGGAGGTGTTAGTTGCACCAACCATTCAAAAGGCATTGGCACGGAGGGAAAATCCTCCAACACCTAAAAGCACCACAAAACCACATGTCACTGCTGAACCATGACAAGTAACCGAAGGACAAAGAAAGGCATATTATTGTCGAAAATTCCGTATGCTAAGGCATGTATTGGACGAATGTTGTTAAGAAAAAACTTCTGT
This region includes:
- the LOC133908662 gene encoding BURP domain-containing protein 3-like, whose amino-acid sequence is MKRLLVNLLFLLIASVGSHAARAPEQYWKSALPNTPMPSSLSQLLNTPAGGTTVNVGSGGVHVDAGHGKPGGTTVDVGKGGVGVNVNPGSGKPGGTTVGVGKGGVGVNVKPGYGKPGGTTVGVGKGGVGVNVNPGYGKPGGTTVGVGKGGVGVNVKPGYGKPGGTTVGVGKGGVGVGVNPGYGKPGGTTVGVGKGGVGVHVNPGKKPVTVPVGPFQYSYAATETQLHDDPNVALFFQEEDLHPGKKMTLQFTNTTAGAKFLPRIEAEVIPFSSKKVPEILSRFSVNPDSVEAAEMTQTLHDCEAPAAKGERKACATSLESMVDFATSSLGTSHVRAVSTIVAREGSPRQEYTMTGVKRAAGIDDLLVACHAEPYAYAVFACHLTRATRAYSVSMFGRDGTAVEAVAVCHADTSGWNPMHLAFQVLKVKPGTVPICHFLPQDHVVWTHSG